GCAGGGCATGCTGGGCTATGTGAAGAATGTTCAGCGCCAGGAGATCCGTCAGGGCATCGCCTGCGCCAAGCATCAGAACATGGCCGGCTCCGATATCGGCGACGATCACAAGGAATATTTCGCCGGCGAGGCCGCTCTGAAGGCGGGCGGCGCCCACAACACGATGAACCAGTTCGGCTAACGGTAACACCAGGAGACTGACATGACCAAAGGCAGCAATTTCTGGGTGATTGGCGGCGAGTTCGGCTCGATGAACTTCCACAAGCTCGTCGAAGGCTCGGCCCAGGTCAAAGGTCCGTTCAAGACCCGCAAGGAAGCCGAGGACTGCTGGCGGGAGGTCTCGGAAGAGAACCGCCACAAGGCCGGCGTGCGCTTCTCGATCGTGGAAGAGCCCGCCCGCGTCTCGGCCTAAAAACGTCTAAGGAAACATCCAAGGACCAAAACGGCCCCATCCGGTTTTCCGGGTGGGGCCGTTCGTTTCTCGGGCGATGCCCTTTTCTTCTGCCTCCCCCGCTCGCAGGGGCGGGGCTCTAACCAAAGACCTAAGCCATTGGGAACAAAGAACCTTTGCGGAAGACGTGGTTGCTGATAGGTTAACGCCTGGGACCCTCAGGACAAAGGCGATCAAGCGGATGTCAGACGCGCAAAGTACCGGGAGTAATGCCGTCAGCAATAACCGTCCACTTCGTCTGCGCGACGCCTTGCGGCAGGCGCGGATCGAGGCCGCCGACCGTACCGGGGTCGTGGTCGATCTCCGCGACGCCGAAGTGGCGCGGCTCGAAATCCTCAACGACGCGCTGGAGCCGCTGTTCGCGCAGGTCCCGGCGCAGGTCGACCTGTTTGACCGCGGCATCAGCCAGGGCGATACGCCGCGGCTGTGGATCGACGTGGTCGCCCATGTCGTGATGGGGCGCGACAAGCGCATCTACCGCTTCGTGCAGGATACGAGATTCGGCCGCATCGTGATCGCCGAATCCCACGACGTCGCCGCCATCGTCGATGCCGTTACCGATTACGTCGCCCGCCGCATGATCGAGCGCGAGCACGCGCTGGTCGCGACGCCGGCGCCTGCGCCGGTGGTCGTCGAAAAGCCGCGGCGCCGCGGCTTCTGGACCTTTGTGCTCGGCTTCCTCGCCGGCGCGATCGCGCTGTTTGGATTGGCGTTGTTTGCGGCCTTGCGCAATATGTGAAACCGTCATTGCGAGCGAAAGCGAAGCAATCCATCTGCTTCGAAAAAGCCCGGATTGCTTCGTCGCTGTCGCTCCTCGCAATGACGAGTTAAACCAGCCGCGTCTGCCTGATCTCGCGGACCCGCCGATTGTCGTCGATGCCGCGCACGGTCTGCTCGCATCGCCACGCTGCACCGTCGCGCGCGATCGAAAACAGATTATAGGCGGCGGCCGGATAGCGGCCGTGCGCGACCGCGGACGCCGACGGCACGCCGACCACGGGAATTTTCCCCTGCGGCCCGTCGATCCAGATCGTCGAATGCACGTGGTCATGCCCATGCAGAATCAACTCCACGCCGTGCCGCTTCAAGAGCGCGAGCAGATCAGCGGAATCGGTCAGGCGCTTGATATGGGAATCCGAACGCAAGGGATGATGGATCAGCAGCACCCGGAACGCCTGTTCGGCCGAGAGCCCCGCCAACATGCGCTCCAGCGCTTCGAGCTGGCTGCGGCCGAGCCGTCCGGTCGCCATCAGGGGTGGCGTCGGCACCGCCGTGGACGTGCTGATCAGCGCCAGCGGACCCCGCCGGCGCAGGAATGGAAACGTGACGCTGCTATCTTGGGCCCCGTCGCTGCGGAGATAACTTCCAAAGACTTCGGCAAAGCGATGTTGGGTGGCGCGAACATAGGTATCGTGATTACCGGGAATGACCGTGACGCGATCCGGCGCGCCGACGCTTTCCAGCCAGGCCCGGGCTGGCGCAAACTCGGCTTCCAGCGCGATATTGACGAGATCGCCGGTCACCGCGATCTGGTCCGGCGACTGCGCCTGCAGGTCCGAGACCAGCGCGTCGAGCACGTCGCGCCGATGCACGTCTTGCCGGTTGCGCCGCCAGTTGAGATAGCCGAACACGCGTTTGCCGGCGAGATCGCGCAGCCGCGGCACCGGCATCGGCGGCAGATGCGGATCGGACAGATGGGCGAGCGTAAATGCCGCCATCGCCTAGCGTCCGCTTCCGTGGCCTGTGCGAGCGGTCCGCTGTGCGATCATCCCGTGGTATCCCGTGAAATCATCGGAAAGTATTGGCAAGCCGGCCGCCGTGGCGCAAGGATCAAACGAGATATCCCGATATTCGAGAGTTCGGCGGCGATGACACTGCAGAAGCTGCGAAGGAGGTTCGAGCCGGCGCTGCGGCGGGTTTTCCATCTCTATTGGCGGTTCGCCCGCGGCATGACGCTCGGCGTCCGCGCCGTGGTGCTGGACGGCGACGACAGGGTGTTTCTGGTCCATCACAGCTATGTCTCGGGCTGGCATCTGCCGGGCGGAGGCGTCGAAACCGGCGAAACCGTCCGCGACGCGCTGCGCCGCGAACTGGTGGAGGAGGGACGGATCGAGCTAACCGGCGATCCGGCGCTGCACGGCCTGTTCTTCAACAGCCATGTTTCCCCTCGGGATCACGTTGCCGTCTACGTGGTCCGGCATTTCAGGCAGGACCGCCTGCCCGAGCCCAACCACGAGATCGTCGCCTGCGGCTTCTTCGATGCGAGAGCCTTGCCGGCGGAGACGACCATGGGCACCCGGCTGCGGATATCGGAAGTGCTCGAGGGAAGGCAGCCGATCGCCACGTGGCGCTAGCGGGCGGCAACCGGTAAAAGCTTGAATGTCATGACCCACCTGATTCGGCTGATCGTCCGGCGATGATACCATCCACGATACGGATTGCGGTTCTGGTGCCGTGCTTCAACGAGGAAGCCGCGGTCGCCACCGTGGTATCGGATTTCCGCAAAGCGCTGCCTGCCGCCGAGATCTT
The sequence above is drawn from the Bradyrhizobium sediminis genome and encodes:
- a CDS encoding DUF4170 domain-containing protein; the protein is MTKGSNFWVIGGEFGSMNFHKLVEGSAQVKGPFKTRKEAEDCWREVSEENRHKAGVRFSIVEEPARVSA
- a CDS encoding metallophosphoesterase family protein; the encoded protein is MAAFTLAHLSDPHLPPMPVPRLRDLAGKRVFGYLNWRRNRQDVHRRDVLDALVSDLQAQSPDQIAVTGDLVNIALEAEFAPARAWLESVGAPDRVTVIPGNHDTYVRATQHRFAEVFGSYLRSDGAQDSSVTFPFLRRRGPLALISTSTAVPTPPLMATGRLGRSQLEALERMLAGLSAEQAFRVLLIHHPLRSDSHIKRLTDSADLLALLKRHGVELILHGHDHVHSTIWIDGPQGKIPVVGVPSASAVAHGRYPAAAYNLFSIARDGAAWRCEQTVRGIDDNRRVREIRQTRLV
- a CDS encoding NUDIX domain-containing protein, translating into MTLQKLRRRFEPALRRVFHLYWRFARGMTLGVRAVVLDGDDRVFLVHHSYVSGWHLPGGGVETGETVRDALRRELVEEGRIELTGDPALHGLFFNSHVSPRDHVAVYVVRHFRQDRLPEPNHEIVACGFFDARALPAETTMGTRLRISEVLEGRQPIATWR